The DNA sequence TGCTGGAGCACGCCCGCTTCGACCCCGCCGCTCAGCCGGTGTGGGCGGAGCTGCGTGGCACGCTCGACAGTGACCTCGGCACCGGCGTGGCCCCGAACGCCGACCCCCAGGAGCTGCTCGACCGGATTCAGAGCATCGCCGAAGCCGGGCTGTGAGCTCAGGTGTGCGCGACGCTCCGGGACTCCGGCCGACCAGCAGGATCTCCTACCGTGGGCCGGTCCCAAGTGATCCGGCCAGTACGGTCGGCTGCGTCACCGAGGGAGAATTCTTCTGCCGTGGGTGGATCAAACAGGTCCTCCCAGAACGTCAAGCGGCCGCTGCCCAGCGCGGTCGAATAGGTCAGGCCATGGCCGTCGAGATCATAGATCCGGTACGCCGACGCGCCGGGGCCGAGCCCACCCGCGGTCATCTGCACACAATGGTCACCGATCGGCCGCACCGAGTTGACGTGTACGTGCCCGCACGCGTACACAGCGACGTTGCGGTGAGCCAGGATCAGCTCGAGCAGCGCCGGTGCCGTGGTCGGCAGAAATTCGGCCGACCCGAACTCGATCGAGACATCGGCGTCTCGCGTGTCCACCACCGGGTAATGTCCGCACAGAATCACCGGGCGGTCGTCGGCGGCCAGCAAACGCTCCAGCCGGGGCAACGCGCCGTCCGGGTCCCCCTCCCGCAACCCGATACCGATTACCCGGACGCTGCCGAGGTCGTGGCTGACCACCGGACTCGGGTGGAAGATCGTGCCGTAATGCGTCTCCGGATACGGCACGTCCTGGTAGGCCTCGTTCTCGGGATTGTCCACCGCACGCGCGGGGCTCGGGCCGAGGTCATGATTCCCAGGAACGGTCAGGGCCGGCGCCCCCAGTCCGCTGATCCACTCCCGGGCCAGCACGAGGTGCTCGCGGTATCGGGCGCCGTAGTTGGTCACGTCTCCCGTCACGATGATCAGATCAGCTCCGGTTCGCCTGAGCTGGATCCGATCACGTTCGAGCGATGCCATCAAGCCTGGGAAGCGCCGCTCGGGTTCGGGCTCGATATGCAGGTCAGAGATATGCACGATGCGCATCGGTACGGCGCTCCTTGCTCCGGTTCACCCGGTCCAGTCGCTCAGTTCAGACTAATGATGCTTGTTTATGACTGAGTTAAGATATAAACGATTATAAATGGTCAGCTTACTGCGTTTCCCACCGCCGTCGCTGATCCCGAATGCACCACGAGACGGCGTCGAACACGCACTGGAGGTTCCTTTGACGAGCACGACCCACGTCCACGCCGAGATCGAGACCCAACCTGACTGCTGGCGGCAAGCGGCGCAGTTGGCATCGTCATCTGTCGCACAGCTACCTCGCCCAGGCGAACGGGTCGCGGTCGTCGGCTGTGGTACGTCCTGGTTCATGGCGGAGGCCTACGCGACCCTGCGAGAACACCGCGGGCAGGGGGAGACCGACGCGTTCGCCGCATCCGAGTATCCGGCCGACCGCCGTTACGACCGGATCGTGGCGATCACCCGCTCCGGAACCACCAGCGAGGTCCTCGACCTCCTCCGCGACGCGACCCCACACACACCAACGGTCGCCCTGACCGCCGATCCAGCAACACCCGTCGCCGATCTCGCGGGCGAACTCGTCGTGCTCGATTTCGCCGACGAGAAGTCGGTGGTCCAGACCCGGTTCGCCACCAGCGTCATCGCCTTGTTGCGCACTCACATCGGCGACGAGATCGACACGGCCCGGGCACAGACGGAACAGATCCTGAACAGCCCCGCAGACGACGCTCTCACCGGGTACCGCCAGTTCGTCTACCTCGGCCAGGGCTGGACGGTTGGCCTGGCACACGAGGCGGCGCTGAAGATGCGGGAAGCAGCTCTGGCCTGGGCGGAGTCGTACCCCGCCATGGACTACCGGCACGGTCCGATCAGCCTGGCCGACCCGGATGGCGTGGTGTGGTTCGTCGGCGGCGCCGCCCCCAGCGGTCTGATCGACGAGGTACGCGCCACAGGTGCTCACGTCGTCGCCGATCAGCTCGATCCCCTGGCCGATCTAGTCCGCGCGCAGCGTCTCGCGGTCGCCGCCGGCCTGACCAAAGGGCTCGACCCGGACCGGCCCCGCAATCTCAACCGTTCCGTCGTCCTGGAGGCGAGCCGACGTTGAACACCCCATCGGACACGATCGTCGCCCTTGATGTCGGGGGAACCTGGCTCAAGGGCGCTGCTCTTGCCCGCGACGGGACCGCGCTGACATCGCTCAGCCGCAGCACTGGTGCGGCGGACGGACCCGAAGCGGTCATCGAGCACATCCTCGACGCACTGGTCGAGGTCCGGGACCATCCGGCTACCGGACAGCCTGCCGCCGTCGGCCTGGCTGTTCCCGGCATCGTGGACGTCGCCGCAGGCAGGGCGGTGTGGTCGGAGAACCTGCGCTGGAAGGACGTGCCTATCCGGGCCCTCGCCGAAGAGCGGACCGGACTGCCGGTCGCGCTCATGCACGACGTCCGGGCCGGCGGTCTCGCCGAAAGCCAGGTCGGTGCCGCGGCCGGGCACGCCAACGTGTTGTTCGTCCCCATTGGGACAGGTGTCGCCGCCGCCATCATCGTCGACGGCCGGATCCTCGACGGCCAGGGCATGGCTGGTGAGCTCGGCCATGTCGACGTGGGCCACACCGAGCCGTGCGCCTGTGGCGGCGCCGGCTGCCTGGAGGCGATCGCGTCGGCAGCGGCAATCGCCCGGCGTTACTCGGCCCGGTCCGGAATACAGGT is a window from the Phytoactinopolyspora mesophila genome containing:
- a CDS encoding ROK family protein, whose translation is MNTPSDTIVALDVGGTWLKGAALARDGTALTSLSRSTGAADGPEAVIEHILDALVEVRDHPATGQPAAVGLAVPGIVDVAAGRAVWSENLRWKDVPIRALAEERTGLPVALMHDVRAGGLAESQVGAAAGHANVLFVPIGTGVAAAIIVDGRILDGQGMAGELGHVDVGHTEPCACGGAGCLEAIASAAAIARRYSARSGIQVTGAADVLARKQAGDPDAGEVWAQAVDALALALAIACSLLAPEVIVLGGGLAQAGPELFKPLSAGLSHRLTFQRHPRLVPATLGDRAGCIGAGMMAQALIDKRAETGG
- a CDS encoding metallophosphoesterase family protein, which produces MRIVHISDLHIEPEPERRFPGLMASLERDRIQLRRTGADLIIVTGDVTNYGARYREHLVLAREWISGLGAPALTVPGNHDLGPSPARAVDNPENEAYQDVPYPETHYGTIFHPSPVVSHDLGSVRVIGIGLREGDPDGALPRLERLLAADDRPVILCGHYPVVDTRDADVSIEFGSAEFLPTTAPALLELILAHRNVAVYACGHVHVNSVRPIGDHCVQMTAGGLGPGASAYRIYDLDGHGLTYSTALGSGRLTFWEDLFDPPTAEEFSLGDAADRTGRITWDRPTVGDPAGRPESRSVAHT
- a CDS encoding SIS domain-containing protein, whose amino-acid sequence is MTSTTHVHAEIETQPDCWRQAAQLASSSVAQLPRPGERVAVVGCGTSWFMAEAYATLREHRGQGETDAFAASEYPADRRYDRIVAITRSGTTSEVLDLLRDATPHTPTVALTADPATPVADLAGELVVLDFADEKSVVQTRFATSVIALLRTHIGDEIDTARAQTEQILNSPADDALTGYRQFVYLGQGWTVGLAHEAALKMREAALAWAESYPAMDYRHGPISLADPDGVVWFVGGAAPSGLIDEVRATGAHVVADQLDPLADLVRAQRLAVAAGLTKGLDPDRPRNLNRSVVLEASRR